The bacterium DNA segment TAAAAGAAATAAGAGGTTTTACCCAACTTGTTACTCCTAAGGTTACTGTAGAAATAATAAAAAAGAAGGTATCAGATAACCGTATTCTTGAATGTGCTATTGAAGCAAATGCAGATTTCCTTGTTTCGGGGGATAAAAAATATCTTTTGCCTCTTAAAAAACATAAAAAGATCAAAATAGTATCTCCTGCAGAATTTTTGAAAACTACCAACCTGTAAATTTTAACCAAATTATCTTCCCATTTCCTTTTTCGCCTTCGGCGAGATTGCCACGCT contains these protein-coding regions:
- a CDS encoding putative toxin-antitoxin system toxin component, PIN family, producing MIKIVCDTNIYLSSLISTEGPPDELLSLARKEKIVIYISSFIISEIEQVLQKKILMEKTVIQGVIKEIRGFTQLVTPKVTVEIIKKKVSDNRILECAIEANADFLVSGDKKYLLPLKKHKKIKIVSPAEFLKTTNL